One segment of Sphingomonas qomolangmaensis DNA contains the following:
- a CDS encoding MucR family transcriptional regulator: protein MTDEVQSNAVDLATELTIAWLGNQNNRAAADDVPAFLRTMHATVTELANGVSAQSDENTAEAAAPEYVPAVTARKSLASKDHILSMIDGKPYKTLRRHLNTHGMTPEEYRARYNLKADYPMVAESYSEARRAMAKKIGLGSKGRQARAAAATPAEAAKPAARTRLKVATA from the coding sequence ATGACCGACGAAGTACAATCGAATGCAGTCGACCTCGCAACCGAACTGACGATCGCATGGCTCGGTAACCAGAATAACCGCGCGGCTGCAGATGACGTTCCGGCCTTCCTGCGGACGATGCACGCGACGGTCACCGAGCTCGCAAATGGCGTCTCTGCTCAGAGCGATGAGAACACTGCCGAGGCCGCGGCGCCTGAATATGTTCCGGCAGTTACCGCGCGTAAGTCGTTGGCATCGAAGGATCACATTCTGTCGATGATCGACGGCAAGCCGTACAAGACGCTGCGCCGGCATCTCAACACGCATGGCATGACGCCGGAGGAATATCGCGCACGCTATAACCTCAAGGCCGACTATCCGATGGTCGCCGAGAGCTATTCGGAAGCGCGTCGCGCGATGGCCAAGAAGATCGGGCTCGGTAGCAAGGGTCGCCAGGCCCGCGCCGCAGCGGCCACCCCTGCCGAAGCGGCAAAGCCCGCAGCGCGCACACGCCTCAAGGTCGCGACTGCATGA
- a CDS encoding HU family DNA-binding protein → MNNSDLADRVSEAHELSKADARKLVDAVFAAITEAAAAGDEVSLNGFGKFKVRESAAREGRNPGTGAAIQIAASKKLAFTPAKAVKDKLNG, encoded by the coding sequence ATGAACAATTCCGATCTCGCCGACCGCGTTTCCGAGGCGCACGAACTTTCGAAGGCCGATGCGCGCAAGCTGGTCGACGCCGTCTTTGCCGCGATCACCGAAGCCGCCGCCGCTGGCGACGAAGTGTCGCTGAACGGTTTTGGAAAGTTTAAGGTGAGGGAAAGCGCGGCGCGCGAAGGTCGCAATCCCGGTACCGGTGCAGCGATCCAGATTGCTGCTTCGAAGAAGCTTGCCTTCACACCGGCCAAGGCGGTGAAGGACAAGCTGAACGGCTGA
- a CDS encoding DUF3616 domain-containing protein, whose translation MLDADCGGVDDPTLDLSAAARHGNTLFLGSDEGVCLERLSRGAAAWADHQRFPLDAILDLDASEEADIEGLAEDGGWLWVLGSHARTRPKVGKADNDHIDLSAFATLKDTRPRCLLARVPLAVDPNIPATMRPVRLDGERRAGMVRQTKHGNRLAHMMKDSALLKPFTRIAAKEGGVDLEGIAVAGGRVAIGMRGPVIQTYAVLLEVEIVPKPSGRLTIAGQLHMRLLELDGLGIRDLKRDGADLLILAGPTTGLDGPCAIYRWADWLGDPPRDYTVVRRHRPERIIDLPFGRGDDHPEGLVLLDGINGERDVLVICDSPAASRLDPATRSVRCDRFRMPIKQRGLQKAGDPSSDRLR comes from the coding sequence GTGCTGGATGCCGACTGCGGGGGTGTGGACGATCCGACCCTCGATCTGTCCGCCGCCGCTCGGCACGGGAACACCTTGTTCCTTGGTAGTGACGAGGGTGTCTGTCTGGAGCGGTTAAGCCGCGGCGCGGCCGCGTGGGCAGACCACCAGCGCTTCCCGCTTGATGCTATCCTCGATCTCGATGCCTCAGAGGAGGCCGATATCGAAGGGCTTGCGGAGGACGGTGGCTGGCTCTGGGTGCTGGGGTCGCACGCCCGAACGCGCCCCAAGGTGGGGAAAGCAGACAATGACCACATCGACTTGTCCGCATTCGCGACCTTGAAAGATACCCGCCCCCGCTGTCTCCTCGCGCGCGTGCCGCTGGCCGTAGACCCGAACATTCCGGCCACGATGCGGCCGGTGCGGCTCGATGGAGAGCGCCGTGCAGGCATGGTGCGCCAGACCAAACACGGCAATCGCCTGGCGCATATGATGAAGGATAGCGCGCTTCTGAAGCCGTTCACCCGGATCGCGGCCAAGGAAGGCGGCGTCGATCTGGAGGGGATTGCCGTTGCGGGCGGTAGGGTGGCGATCGGCATGCGCGGGCCGGTCATCCAGACCTACGCCGTGCTGCTGGAGGTGGAGATCGTTCCGAAGCCTTCGGGGCGCCTGACGATCGCCGGCCAACTTCACATGCGCCTTCTCGAGCTGGACGGCTTGGGTATCCGCGACCTGAAGCGTGATGGCGCGGATCTCCTGATCCTTGCGGGACCGACGACCGGGCTCGACGGGCCATGCGCCATTTACCGTTGGGCAGACTGGCTCGGCGATCCGCCGCGGGATTATACAGTGGTGCGACGGCACAGGCCGGAACGGATCATCGACCTCCCCTTTGGTCGCGGCGACGATCACCCGGAGGGGTTGGTGTTACTCGACGGGATCAACGGCGAACGCGACGTGCTCGTGATCTGCGACAGTCCTGCCGCGAGCCGCCTCGATCCCGCGACGCGCAGCGTGCGGTGCGATCGATTCCGCATGCCTATCAAACAGCGAGGGTTGCAAAAAGCGGGCGACCCGAGCTCGGATCGGCTCCGGTAG
- a CDS encoding acyl-CoA desaturase gives MTLYPDRCHVNTLVELPGSSPVAGVVRWDSVHSLWTGTMMAASLVVAPLLFSWGALAVCLLLTGATLLLGHSVGFHRRLIHRSFECPLWLERLLVWIGTLVGMSGPLRMIRTHDLRDWAQRRSDCHDYLAHRRPPLHDAWWQLHCRLELAHPPAFDLGRAGRDPFYRFLEATWMAQQLPIAALLFAAGGWSWLVWGICVRVTLSVTGHWFVGHMAHRTGPQSWLVTEAGVQAHDVPWAAIATMGEAWHNNHHAFPGSARIGLYPGQSDWGYAFLLLLEKAELVWDIALPQHLAREGALTRVAPEHGHPSPPAAVAVVGRG, from the coding sequence ATGACACTCTATCCCGATCGCTGCCACGTGAACACGCTGGTTGAGCTGCCCGGAAGCAGTCCGGTTGCGGGCGTCGTACGGTGGGATTCAGTGCATTCTCTGTGGACCGGCACCATGATGGCCGCTTCGTTGGTGGTGGCGCCATTGCTGTTCAGCTGGGGGGCGCTGGCGGTGTGCTTGCTGCTCACTGGCGCGACGCTATTGCTGGGCCATAGCGTGGGTTTTCATCGCCGGCTGATTCACCGCAGCTTCGAATGCCCGTTGTGGCTGGAGCGGCTGCTTGTCTGGATCGGCACGCTAGTCGGCATGAGCGGGCCGTTGCGGATGATCCGCACCCACGACCTGCGCGACTGGGCGCAGCGGCGGAGCGATTGCCACGACTATCTGGCGCACCGCCGCCCGCCGCTTCACGATGCATGGTGGCAGCTGCATTGCCGGCTGGAGCTGGCGCATCCGCCCGCGTTCGATCTGGGCCGGGCGGGGCGGGACCCGTTCTACCGTTTCCTGGAGGCGACGTGGATGGCGCAGCAGCTGCCGATCGCGGCGTTGCTGTTCGCTGCCGGGGGCTGGAGCTGGTTGGTCTGGGGCATCTGCGTACGTGTCACGCTGTCGGTGACGGGGCACTGGTTCGTCGGACACATGGCACACCGGACGGGGCCGCAAAGCTGGTTGGTGACTGAGGCGGGCGTGCAGGCGCACGACGTCCCCTGGGCGGCAATCGCGACGATGGGCGAGGCCTGGCACAACAATCACCACGCGTTTCCGGGATCAGCGCGGATCGGTCTCTACCCCGGCCAGAGTGACTGGGGGTACGCGTTCCTGCTGCTTCTGGAGAAGGCCGAGCTTGTCTGGGATATCGCGCTGCCGCAACATCTGGCGCGAGAGGGTGCGTTGACCCGGGTTGCGCCTGAACATGGGCATCCGAGCCCGCCGGCTGCGGTCGCTGTCGTGGGAAGGGGTTGA
- a CDS encoding metalloregulator ArsR/SmtB family transcription factor, with amino-acid sequence MQKVFEALASIPRRKILAYLAHAELSAGEIASRFEMSKPAVSQHLSVLENAGLVASEKRGQFVFYRLVADNLANTLNAYVQEVCPVSRPLKAESANQARKQAASGDK; translated from the coding sequence ATGCAGAAAGTTTTCGAGGCACTCGCCTCCATCCCCCGCCGCAAGATCCTAGCCTATCTGGCGCATGCCGAACTGAGCGCGGGCGAGATCGCGTCGCGCTTCGAAATGTCCAAACCCGCGGTATCCCAGCATCTGTCCGTGCTGGAGAACGCTGGACTGGTGGCGAGCGAGAAGCGCGGCCAGTTCGTGTTCTACCGACTGGTCGCGGACAATCTCGCCAATACCCTCAACGCTTACGTCCAGGAAGTCTGCCCCGTGTCGCGCCCCCTGAAGGCGGAAAGCGCCAACCAAGCGCGCAAACAGGCGGCTTCCGGCGACAAGTAG
- a CDS encoding AAA family ATPase: MYVRRLQIANIRSIDSLDLRFASTQTAGWHVILGSNGAGKSSVVRSLALALSGPKEAAALRQNWSNWQRYGSEDASIKLQVEVDPKDIFTKTGRRTDTIDVELLFKAVESSIGGPRVDVTPGTGQQVGARSIWGTNAGWFSASFGPFRRFTGGDQQYDRLFFSNPRLAPHLSAFGEDVALTEGLRWLRELRVRQLESSSEDGHLLEHLIKFLNSSELLPHGAKISEVRSEEIVITDANGARVIVEQLSDGYRSVLSMIFEILRQMTRSYGVDAVVNALDIAGSSVNLPGVVAIDEVDAHLHPSWQRDIGPWFTRCFPKVQFLVTTHSPIICRNATTVWRLASPGSGEQSGLIEGVALNRLIHGSILDAFGTEFFGRDIARSEDSKQLMNELAQLNRKALKGQLAAGDEDRMEDLRSMLPTTAATVAA; this comes from the coding sequence ATGTATGTCAGACGCCTCCAGATCGCGAACATCCGGTCGATCGACAGCTTGGACCTGCGTTTCGCGTCGACACAGACCGCAGGCTGGCATGTTATTCTTGGCTCTAACGGCGCAGGAAAATCGAGCGTGGTGCGTTCGCTTGCGCTAGCGCTCTCCGGCCCTAAAGAAGCCGCCGCGCTCAGACAGAACTGGAGTAACTGGCAACGTTACGGATCGGAGGATGCCTCGATCAAACTTCAGGTCGAAGTCGATCCGAAAGACATTTTCACGAAGACTGGCCGGCGCACGGATACCATCGACGTGGAGCTGCTCTTCAAAGCGGTTGAATCCTCGATCGGCGGACCCCGGGTGGACGTCACACCTGGGACCGGTCAGCAGGTTGGCGCTCGCTCAATCTGGGGCACAAATGCGGGCTGGTTCTCGGCATCCTTCGGCCCTTTTCGGCGGTTCACGGGCGGCGACCAACAGTATGACCGACTGTTCTTCTCCAATCCCCGTCTGGCTCCCCACCTCTCCGCGTTTGGCGAGGATGTCGCGCTTACCGAAGGGTTGCGCTGGCTTCGCGAATTGCGCGTACGCCAGCTCGAAAGCAGTTCGGAGGACGGCCATCTGCTCGAGCATCTGATCAAGTTTTTGAATAGCTCGGAGCTGCTCCCGCATGGGGCGAAAATTTCCGAGGTCCGAAGCGAAGAGATCGTGATCACCGATGCGAACGGAGCGCGAGTAATCGTAGAGCAATTGAGCGACGGCTATCGCTCCGTCCTCTCGATGATTTTCGAGATCCTCCGGCAGATGACCCGGTCGTACGGGGTCGATGCCGTTGTGAACGCCCTCGACATCGCGGGGAGCTCCGTCAACCTACCCGGCGTCGTCGCCATCGACGAAGTCGATGCCCATCTGCACCCGTCTTGGCAGCGGGACATAGGGCCCTGGTTCACCCGCTGCTTCCCGAAGGTTCAATTTCTCGTCACGACCCACAGTCCGATCATCTGCCGGAACGCGACGACTGTCTGGCGGCTGGCGAGTCCGGGGAGCGGAGAGCAATCCGGCTTGATCGAGGGCGTGGCGTTGAACCGCCTCATACATGGGTCGATCCTAGACGCTTTTGGAACCGAATTCTTCGGTCGCGACATTGCGCGCTCCGAGGACTCGAAGCAGCTTATGAACGAATTGGCGCAGTTGAACCGCAAGGCGCTGAAAGGCCAACTCGCCGCGGGCGACGAAGATCGTATGGAAGATCTACGATCGATGCTGCCGACGACGGCGGCAACGGTCGCAGCCTAA
- a CDS encoding HNH endonuclease family protein: MLKIAVRDLPESALKTLNAIQAIVDKPADYPARVAKAKSEWDAKISSNAKKDAFKTIRETLAKMCVGSARCSYCEDSLADEIEHIQPKNLFPEHAFVWGNYLFACGPCNGPKSNRYGVLNGTIVDEFMRGRNDAVVPPAAGVPGFIDPRTEDPFSFLEIDLGGVTPGGTRIQGTFDILPLDGLGEADLARATFTIDVLGLNREAIREARKNAFGGFSARMHQYVASKENEADAHELAHLETDLLKTPHLSVFEDIRRQRSLLPDLLDLFARAPEMLDWKVVPDAAT; encoded by the coding sequence ATGCTTAAGATTGCTGTGCGTGATCTGCCTGAATCGGCTCTCAAGACGTTAAATGCGATCCAGGCGATCGTCGATAAACCAGCGGACTATCCCGCACGCGTGGCCAAGGCCAAGAGTGAGTGGGATGCAAAGATCAGTTCTAATGCGAAGAAGGATGCTTTCAAGACGATACGTGAGACCCTCGCCAAAATGTGCGTCGGCTCGGCACGTTGCAGCTACTGCGAAGATTCCCTTGCTGACGAAATCGAGCACATTCAACCAAAAAACCTGTTCCCCGAGCACGCCTTTGTTTGGGGTAACTACCTGTTCGCTTGTGGTCCCTGTAACGGTCCGAAAAGCAACCGCTACGGCGTGCTGAACGGAACGATCGTCGACGAGTTCATGCGCGGGCGCAATGACGCAGTCGTACCGCCTGCAGCGGGCGTACCGGGCTTCATCGATCCGCGCACAGAGGACCCGTTCTCGTTCCTCGAGATTGACCTTGGAGGTGTGACGCCCGGGGGAACGCGCATTCAAGGCACTTTTGACATTCTGCCGCTGGACGGGCTCGGCGAGGCCGATCTTGCCCGCGCAACCTTCACGATCGATGTTCTTGGCCTCAACCGCGAAGCAATCCGCGAAGCGCGCAAAAACGCGTTCGGCGGGTTCTCGGCACGAATGCATCAATATGTTGCTTCGAAGGAAAACGAGGCCGACGCGCACGAACTGGCGCATTTGGAGACCGATCTCCTCAAGACGCCGCATTTGAGTGTGTTCGAGGATATACGTCGGCAACGAAGTCTCTTACCAGACCTGCTCGACTTGTTCGCTCGCGCGCCAGAAATGTTAGACTGGAAGGTCGTACCTGACGCTGCAACGTAG
- a CDS encoding PD-(D/E)XK nuclease family protein: MQVLTYHQAKGLEWPITVLVELESKAKGSPFGIVAEDESPPDWRAPLAARVLRYWPWPYGEQQVGVGLDVSAPASPQGIEALAAERLERTRLLYVGMTRPRDHLVFALTGQPAEWLDELTGDDGAPLVAASSGVVSVGGRRFEVRTPSPACDSTPPAAGEFVRPLFERTAHPPLRLRPSATAADGIVAVVETISVGPRIALVGDPDLQALGEAFHRFLACDDPSIDPQTRREVATDMLSRWGALQVNPNYLVAVSDRFHSFLSGRFGDSARLREWPVHAAVGMQTIGGRIDLLIDDGNGFVVIDHKSFPGSMALDESRLRSFAGQVALYSRALEEVTGRLCREFWVHQPVAGVMTRVELLGAQ, encoded by the coding sequence GTGCAGGTGCTCACCTACCATCAAGCGAAGGGCCTGGAGTGGCCGATCACGGTGTTGGTTGAACTAGAATCCAAGGCGAAGGGTTCGCCGTTCGGCATCGTCGCCGAAGACGAAAGTCCGCCGGACTGGCGTGCGCCGCTTGCAGCGCGTGTCCTACGTTACTGGCCATGGCCCTATGGCGAGCAGCAGGTAGGTGTAGGCCTGGACGTCTCGGCGCCAGCAAGCCCTCAGGGCATCGAAGCGCTTGCCGCTGAACGGCTTGAACGCACACGGTTGCTATATGTCGGCATGACGCGACCGCGCGACCACTTGGTTTTCGCGCTCACGGGGCAGCCGGCGGAATGGCTGGACGAACTAACGGGTGACGACGGTGCGCCCCTCGTCGCTGCCAGCAGCGGCGTCGTCAGTGTGGGCGGAAGACGGTTTGAGGTGCGCACGCCGTCTCCAGCTTGCGATTCAACGCCCCCCGCGGCCGGTGAGTTCGTCCGACCATTGTTTGAGCGCACTGCGCACCCGCCGCTGCGGCTCCGGCCCAGTGCGACTGCGGCCGACGGTATCGTCGCGGTAGTGGAGACCATCAGCGTGGGACCAAGGATCGCGCTTGTTGGCGATCCCGACCTTCAAGCGCTCGGAGAGGCCTTCCATCGATTTCTTGCCTGTGACGACCCAAGCATCGACCCGCAGACGCGACGCGAGGTGGCTACTGACATGTTGTCCCGGTGGGGTGCTCTGCAGGTCAATCCGAATTATCTCGTCGCCGTCTCGGACCGTTTTCATTCCTTCCTCAGCGGGCGCTTCGGAGATTCTGCCAGGCTGCGGGAATGGCCGGTCCATGCGGCGGTGGGTATGCAGACAATCGGTGGCCGCATTGATCTCCTTATTGATGACGGAAACGGCTTCGTCGTGATCGACCACAAGAGCTTTCCTGGGTCTATGGCTTTAGACGAAAGCAGATTGCGTTCCTTCGCCGGCCAAGTCGCACTGTATTCTAGGGCGCTCGAGGAGGTGACCGGGCGCCTGTGCAGAGAATTCTGGGTGCACCAGCCGGTCGCCGGCGTCATGACGAGGGTCGAACTGCTGGGAGCGCAGTGA
- a CDS encoding DNA-methyltransferase — protein sequence MSEAQFAEFLRSVFANAAAVSIDGAIHFQCMDWGHVEEMQRAGRQVYSGLQNLCVWVKDNGGMGSFYRSQHEMVFVWKVGKAPHLNTVELGRNGRYRTNVWHYRGATRTGRDPELALHPTVKPVTMIMDAIKDTSKRGEIVLDPFGGSGSTLIAAHKTGRHGRLIEYEPNYCAVTIRRWEKLAKRDAVLVATGETFAEVYARRNAEMDRVATLALEDAA from the coding sequence ATGAGTGAAGCACAGTTCGCCGAGTTTTTGCGCAGCGTGTTCGCTAATGCCGCGGCAGTGAGCATCGACGGCGCTATTCATTTTCAGTGCATGGACTGGGGGCACGTAGAGGAAATGCAGAGGGCCGGCCGGCAGGTGTATTCAGGTCTTCAGAACCTGTGCGTCTGGGTCAAGGACAATGGCGGCATGGGAAGCTTCTACCGAAGCCAGCACGAAATGGTATTCGTTTGGAAGGTGGGTAAGGCGCCACACCTCAACACGGTCGAGCTCGGCAGGAACGGGCGCTATCGGACCAACGTCTGGCACTATCGCGGTGCAACCAGGACGGGACGGGACCCCGAGCTTGCGCTGCATCCGACTGTGAAGCCGGTAACGATGATCATGGATGCTATAAAGGACACTTCGAAGCGCGGCGAGATCGTGCTCGACCCATTCGGTGGCTCGGGCTCCACTCTTATTGCCGCTCACAAGACGGGCCGCCATGGCCGACTGATCGAGTATGAGCCCAACTATTGCGCGGTTACGATCCGCCGTTGGGAGAAGCTTGCAAAGCGCGACGCGGTGCTCGTGGCTACCGGAGAAACGTTCGCCGAGGTGTACGCACGCCGCAACGCAGAGATGGACCGCGTCGCGACCCTTGCCTTGGAGGACGCGGCATGA
- a CDS encoding DUF5681 domain-containing protein has protein sequence MSGSVARGGNGRFAKGQSGNPEGARTRRRGELMNLEEINRTILRVFTSRTQMMIAGKPQDVTLLEANVWGLASGKPSNRLASKDVIELTKDAASFLEELERREKRRERGY, from the coding sequence ATGAGTGGCAGCGTCGCGCGCGGCGGCAATGGCCGGTTTGCCAAGGGGCAGTCTGGCAACCCCGAGGGGGCGCGTACCCGTCGGCGGGGGGAGCTAATGAACTTGGAAGAAATCAATCGCACGATCCTCCGTGTTTTTACCAGCCGGACGCAGATGATGATCGCTGGAAAGCCGCAGGACGTTACCCTCTTGGAGGCGAATGTATGGGGCCTGGCGTCCGGCAAGCCGTCTAATCGCCTTGCGTCGAAGGACGTCATCGAGCTGACGAAGGACGCAGCGTCCTTTCTGGAGGAGCTCGAACGCCGAGAAAAGCGGCGGGAGCGGGGGTATTGA
- the hspQ gene encoding heat shock protein HspQ — translation MSQNQFPHDHPLDPGVPLPPIAHARFNVGEVVRHRLFDFRGVIFDVDPVFANTEEWYDAIPESVRPRKDQPFYHLLAENADSSYVAYVSQQNLVTDDSDEPIDHPAIGGLFDKLDNGRYRLKQSHRH, via the coding sequence ATGTCGCAAAACCAGTTTCCCCATGATCACCCGCTCGACCCCGGCGTGCCGCTGCCGCCGATCGCGCATGCGCGCTTCAACGTGGGCGAAGTCGTCCGCCACCGCTTGTTCGACTTTCGCGGCGTGATCTTCGACGTCGACCCGGTCTTCGCCAATACCGAGGAATGGTATGACGCGATCCCCGAGAGCGTTCGTCCGCGCAAGGACCAGCCCTTCTACCACCTGCTCGCTGAAAATGCCGATTCGAGCTATGTCGCCTATGTCAGCCAGCAGAACCTGGTGACCGACGACAGCGACGAGCCGATCGACCATCCGGCGATCGGCGGGCTGTTCGACAAGCTCGATAACGGTCGATATCGGCTGAAACAGAGCCATCGGCACTGA
- the rplU gene encoding 50S ribosomal protein L21, protein MFAVVRTGGKQYRVAAGDKIVVEKIDGEAGDSVTLGDVLMTGEGSDLKAGSGLTVAAEIIAQAKGDKVIVFKKRRRHNYRRKNGHRQNHTILKIVAIGGERAKGEQAKAGASEDATA, encoded by the coding sequence ATGTTCGCAGTCGTGCGCACGGGCGGCAAGCAGTATCGCGTTGCCGCCGGAGACAAGATCGTCGTCGAGAAGATCGACGGTGAAGCTGGTGATTCGGTCACGCTGGGCGATGTCCTGATGACCGGTGAAGGCAGCGATTTGAAGGCTGGCAGCGGGCTTACCGTCGCCGCCGAGATCATTGCGCAGGCGAAGGGCGACAAGGTCATCGTCTTCAAGAAGCGTCGCCGCCACAATTATCGCCGCAAGAACGGCCATCGCCAGAATCACACGATCCTCAAGATCGTGGCGATCGGCGGCGAGCGGGCCAAGGGCGAGCAGGCCAAGGCCGGCGCCAGCGAAGACGCTACGGCCTGA
- the rpmA gene encoding 50S ribosomal protein L27, translating to MAHKKAGGSSRNGRDSESKRLGVKKFGGQLVVPGNILVRQRGTKFYPGPNVGIGKDHTLFALVDGHVAFNKGKLGRTFCAVQPMAQAAE from the coding sequence ATGGCACATAAGAAAGCAGGCGGCTCGTCGCGCAACGGTCGCGACTCCGAGAGCAAGCGCCTTGGCGTGAAGAAGTTCGGCGGCCAGCTGGTCGTGCCGGGCAACATCCTGGTGCGCCAGCGCGGCACCAAATTCTATCCCGGCCCGAACGTCGGCATCGGCAAGGACCACACGCTGTTCGCGTTGGTCGACGGCCATGTCGCGTTCAACAAGGGCAAGCTCGGCCGCACCTTCTGTGCGGTCCAGCCGATGGCGCAAGCCGCAGAATAA
- a CDS encoding GNAT family N-acetyltransferase produces the protein MFIRTARLTLRPGWPEDAPALCAAIADRGIVKMLARAPWPYGPVDAAAFLAQPARAGEPNFLIFEHVDRAVRLIGSIGVHRDDAGALELGYWLRRDAWGRGYATEAGAAVLDTLRASLRIERIGSGRFIDNPASGRVLAKLGFVPTGAVEPRWSRARGVAVPCVLYESRTPSPLPLAGGVGGGLVEAAA, from the coding sequence ATGTTCATACGAACGGCAAGACTGACATTGCGGCCCGGCTGGCCCGAGGACGCCCCCGCTCTGTGCGCGGCGATCGCCGATCGCGGCATCGTCAAGATGCTCGCACGGGCGCCCTGGCCCTATGGCCCCGTCGACGCGGCGGCATTCCTGGCGCAGCCTGCGCGCGCGGGTGAACCCAATTTCCTGATCTTCGAGCATGTCGATCGCGCGGTCCGGCTGATCGGCAGCATCGGCGTGCACCGCGACGACGCCGGCGCGCTCGAGCTCGGCTATTGGCTAAGGCGCGATGCCTGGGGGCGCGGCTATGCGACCGAGGCGGGCGCGGCGGTGCTCGATACGCTGCGCGCCAGCCTGCGGATCGAACGAATCGGGTCGGGGCGTTTCATCGACAATCCGGCGTCGGGCCGGGTGCTCGCAAAGCTCGGGTTTGTGCCGACCGGGGCGGTCGAGCCGCGCTGGTCGCGCGCCCGCGGTGTCGCGGTGCCGTGCGTGCTGTATGAAAGCAGAACGCCTTCTCCCCTCCCGCTTGCGGGAGGGGTCGGGGGAGGGCTTGTCGAAGCGGCGGCGTGA
- a CDS encoding metal-dependent hydrolase, whose translation MSKAKTPADLTITPRDRRFGRGGDRYRRWWLNDDPIATAFYNALSVTFPKGEGFFVDSVRKFRDDAPPRLAAEINAFVKQEVLHTREHVAFNRHVTDQGYDVSRLERRVDDELAITKGRPPIANLAATMCLEHFTAILAHELVATPAHLAGGDAEAVAMWRWHAIEEIEHKGVAYDTWMHATRDWTRLKRWYVKSLVMVIVTAKFFHGRTTGILDLLDQDGLRGPAVQWRLFRYAFGRPGMARKIMGAWASFFLPGFHPWNHDDRALIGKVDSNYAAARMPAVA comes from the coding sequence GTGTCGAAAGCAAAGACTCCCGCCGACCTGACGATCACCCCGCGCGATCGTCGCTTCGGTCGCGGCGGCGATCGGTATCGCCGCTGGTGGCTGAACGACGATCCGATCGCGACCGCCTTCTACAACGCGCTGTCGGTCACCTTCCCCAAGGGGGAGGGGTTCTTCGTCGATTCGGTGCGCAAGTTCCGCGACGATGCGCCGCCGCGGCTTGCCGCCGAAATAAACGCGTTCGTGAAGCAGGAAGTGCTCCACACGCGCGAACATGTCGCGTTCAACCGCCACGTCACCGACCAGGGCTATGACGTGTCGCGGCTCGAGCGGCGCGTCGATGACGAACTCGCGATCACCAAGGGGCGGCCGCCGATCGCCAATCTGGCCGCGACAATGTGCCTCGAACATTTCACCGCGATCCTGGCGCACGAGCTGGTCGCGACGCCGGCGCATCTGGCAGGCGGCGATGCGGAGGCGGTGGCGATGTGGCGCTGGCACGCGATCGAGGAGATCGAGCATAAGGGGGTCGCATACGACACCTGGATGCACGCGACGCGCGACTGGACCCGGCTGAAGCGCTGGTATGTAAAATCGCTCGTGATGGTGATCGTGACCGCCAAGTTCTTCCACGGGCGGACCACCGGGATCCTTGACCTGCTCGACCAGGACGGGCTGCGCGGGCCAGCGGTGCAGTGGCGGCTGTTCCGCTACGCCTTCGGCCGCCCCGGCATGGCGCGCAAGATCATGGGCGCCTGGGCAAGCTTCTTCCTGCCCGGCTTCCACCCCTGGAACCACGACGATCGCGCGCTGATCGGCAAGGTCGACAGCAATTATGCCGCGGCGAGGATGCCGGCGGTGGCGTAA